In a single window of the Streptomyces sp. NBC_00285 genome:
- a CDS encoding acyltransferase family protein, translating to MTQDYAAGRHNASVPEQRGAAPAAPKAPGRDRYLDLLRSLALVRVVLYHLFGWAWLTVLFPSMGVMFALAGSLMARSLGRPTLSVIRGRVRRLLPPLWAFSAVVLPLMFLGGWNLSKDPDHSGTWGLLEMVNYVIPIGAPPYPWEVGFPSSLLESTWADQAVGPLWYLRAYLWFVVASPLLLWAFRRVPWATLLAPLALTAVLGTGLVTIPGELGNAVTDFAVYGSCWVLGIAHHEGVLAKVPRYLAVSGSVMVMAFALWWASGHLGPDGWDLNDIPLAQAAWSFGFVVILLQYSPSWQELPGRLARWDKLVTLSNNRAVTIYLWHNLLIMATVPIIDLAYRLPFMQSDRAVAALDATDMLWMFVLVWPLIGLAILAFGWIEDLAAKRRPRLWPNGVRRGRAKARVTAG from the coding sequence ATGACGCAGGACTACGCGGCGGGTCGGCACAACGCCTCCGTGCCGGAACAGCGTGGGGCTGCGCCCGCAGCGCCCAAGGCACCCGGCCGGGACCGCTACCTGGACCTTCTCCGCTCCCTCGCCCTGGTCCGGGTGGTCCTCTACCACCTGTTCGGGTGGGCGTGGCTGACCGTGCTGTTCCCGTCGATGGGCGTGATGTTCGCGCTGGCGGGCTCGTTGATGGCCCGTTCGCTCGGCCGGCCCACGCTGAGCGTGATCAGGGGCCGGGTCCGCCGACTCCTGCCGCCGCTGTGGGCGTTCAGCGCGGTGGTGCTGCCGTTGATGTTCCTGGGCGGCTGGAACCTTTCCAAGGACCCCGACCACAGCGGCACTTGGGGGCTGCTGGAGATGGTCAACTACGTCATCCCGATCGGCGCGCCGCCGTATCCCTGGGAGGTCGGCTTCCCGTCGAGCCTGCTGGAGAGCACGTGGGCGGACCAGGCGGTGGGCCCGCTGTGGTACCTCCGCGCGTACCTCTGGTTCGTGGTGGCGTCCCCGCTGCTGCTGTGGGCGTTCCGCAGGGTGCCGTGGGCGACCCTGCTCGCCCCGCTGGCCCTGACGGCCGTGCTGGGCACGGGACTTGTGACCATCCCCGGCGAACTCGGCAACGCGGTCACCGACTTCGCGGTCTACGGCAGCTGCTGGGTCCTCGGCATCGCACACCACGAGGGGGTGCTGGCGAAGGTCCCGCGCTATCTCGCCGTCTCCGGCTCGGTCATGGTGATGGCCTTCGCCCTGTGGTGGGCCTCCGGCCATCTGGGCCCCGATGGCTGGGACCTCAACGACATCCCGCTCGCCCAGGCGGCCTGGTCCTTCGGGTTCGTGGTGATCCTCCTCCAGTACTCGCCGTCTTGGCAGGAACTGCCGGGCCGCCTCGCCCGCTGGGACAAGCTGGTGACCCTCTCCAACAACCGGGCCGTCACCATCTACCTCTGGCACAACTTGCTGATCATGGCCACGGTCCCGATCATCGACCTCGCCTACCGCCTGCCCTTCATGCAGAGCGACCGCGCGGTCGCCGCGCTCGACGCGACGGACATGCTCTGGATGTTCGTCCTGGTCTGGCCGCTGATCGGGCTCGCGATCCTGGCGTTCGGCTGGATCGAGGACCTGGCGGCCAAGCGGCGTCCGAGGCTGTGGCCGAACGGGGTTCGGCGGGGGCGGGCGAAGGCGCGGGTGACCGCGGGGTAG